The Castanea sativa cultivar Marrone di Chiusa Pesio chromosome 11, ASM4071231v1 genome contains a region encoding:
- the LOC142617440 gene encoding putative disease resistance RPP13-like protein 1 codes for MAEAILSAFIQAVLERLSTELLNYAHPKEVKKELEKWKNTLPEIKAALEDAEEKQQTERAVKRWLDDLRDFAYDLEDMLDEFATEGKLHKLKGKAKASTSKVQKFVSPYITSLSPSALMSNSRMGSKIKEISARFEDIMTKKSKLDLRENVDRKSYGTRGRLPPTSLVNEAHVYGREDDKEGVLQFLFSENYSADEVSVIPIVGMGGIGKTTLAQLVYNDAKVNSYFDMKAWACVSEEFDGVKVTKTILKSFSSDNCDDNDLNLLQVKLKEKLYAKKFLVILDDVWNENYNDWTILRAPFEVGAPGSRIVITTRNEGVSSMMGTIPAYALKELSDDACLSIFTRNALGTKDFNAHPDLKDIGEEIVKKCKGLPLAAKSLGGLLRTKLDRSEWEDVLNSKIWEIPEERSGIVPALMLSYYHLPSHLKRCFAYCSILPKDYEFEEQQLVLLWLAEGLIQLKDGRKSPEDLGSEYFRNLLSRSFFQQSSKDKSWFLMHDLINDLAQWVAGDICFRMGDKLEVNNIGKFSKQVRHLSYLGGRYDGTKRFEAFSEVTCIRTFLPLMLPNPGHCYLTSNVPFNFFPKLRVLSLSGYCITELPDSIVDLKHLRYIDLSHTRIRSLPESIAFLCNLQTLILENCVYLKKLPSKFENLVKLRHLNILKADSLEGMPPQLGKLTCLRTLSNLVVGKGHCSELKELGLLTHIRGTLCISRLENVTVPRDARDANLIGKPGLNELLLEWSSKIDESQDRTNELDVLNMLQPPKALKKLTIRCYGGTRFPTWLRGPSFPNMVLLRIENCKKCTSLPPVGQLPSLKALFIKGVARVKNVGPEFYGEGCSQPFRSLETLCFENMQEWESWTPYGEFPCLRQLSITSCPKLLGKLPNQLPSLENFMINGCGQLKVSVSSFPTVCNLEIEKSKGVVQGGKLELSSLYFTFLSTMSEFTCQTEGPIQGLEKVEDLTIDNCEELVSLWSNDVGLQHLRSLRVLKISTCPKLMSLVAEEVEEQLQLGLPSTLGEIEIINCNALVSLPKAMMYNITCLERISIDRCDSLTSFAIGQLPPTLKRLKIDRCKNMMILLDEEDINYFCSNKSLLEYLEAIECPSLKSLTSSGELPATLKQLHISSCQNLESIAKRLHDNSSLERISVSDCDNFKSLPMGIHTLCFLDEIHIWNCPSLVTLSDGGLLPTSLRVLWIFGCKDMQALPKCIHNLTSLQELNIWECPGIVKFPKQGFPTNITSLFICDLNFSPILFKWGLDRFTSLRQLNIKGGCPNLVSFPEMMLPASLTSLTIQIFPNLKSLSSKGLQILTSLEYLSIYQCERLKSFPKDGLPPSLLELHIQRCPLLKERCKKFVGQEWSKIALIPCVQLDGRFIYEPENEN; via the coding sequence ATGGCAGAGGCCATTCTTTCTGCCTTCATTCAAGCAGTGCTTGAGAGATTGTCTACAGAGCTGTTGAACTATGCACATCCAAAGGAAGTTAAAAAGGAGCTGGAGAAGTGGAAAAATACGTTGCCAGAAATTAAGGCAGCGCTAGAAGATGCAGAGGAGAAGCAGCAAACTGAGAGGGCGGTGAAAAGGTGGCTGGATGATCTCAGAGACTTCGCTTATGATTTGGAAGACATGCTGGATGAGTTTGCCACAGAAGGAAAGCTACACAAGTTGAAGGGTAAAGCTAAGGCCAGCACAAGTAAGGTACAGAAGTTCGTCTCCCCTTATATTACTTCTTTGAGTCCAAGTGCTCTTATGAGCAATAGTAGGATGGGGTCAAAGATAAAGGAAATCAGTGCTAGATTTGAAGatataatgacaaaaaaaagtaagctAGATTTGAGAGAAAATGTTGATAGGAAGTCGTATGGAACAAGAGGGAGATTGCCCCCAACTTCCTTAGTGAATGAAGCTCATGTTTATGGAAGGGAAGATGATAAAGAGGGTGtacttcaatttttgtttagtgAAAATTATAGTGCTGATGAAGTGTCTGTGATTCCCATTGTTGGTATGGGAGGTATAGGAAAGACAACTCTTGCCCAGCTTGTATACAATGATGCTAAAGTGAATAGCTATTTTGATATGAAAGCATGGGCTTGTGTTTCTGAAGAGTTTGATGGTGTTAAGGTTACAAAAACAATTCTAAAATCTTTCTCCTCTGATAACTGTGATGACAATGATTTAAATTTGTTGCAAGTGAAACTAAAGGAAAAATTGTATGCAAAGAAGTTTCTAGTCATTTTGGATGATGTTTGGAATGAAAACTACAATGATTGgaccattctccgtgctcctTTTGAAGTAGGGGCTCCTGGAAGTAGGATTGTAATCACAACTCGCAATGAAGGCGTTTCATCAATGATGGGCACCATTCCAGCTTATGCTTTGAAAGAGTTGTCAGATGATGCTTGTTTGTCTATATTTACCCGAAATGCATTGGGGACCAAAGACTTCAATGCACATCCAGACCTTAAAGATATTGGTGAGGAAATTGTTAAGAAGTGTAAAGGCTTGCCTTTGGCAGCAAAGTCCCTTGGAGGCCTCTTACGCACTAAACTAGACCGTTCTGAGTGGGAAGATGTGCTAAATAGCAAGATATGGGAAATTCCAGAAGAGAGAAGTGGAATTGTTCCAGCTCTTATGTTGAGTTACTACCATCTCCCTTCACATTTAAAGAGGTGCTTTGCATATTGCTCAATACTCCCGAAGGACTACGAATTTGAGGAACAGCAGTTGGTACTATTATGGTTGGCAGAAGGTTTAATACAACTAAAAGATGGGAGAAAATCACCAGAAGATTTGGGTAGTGAGTATTTTCGCAATCTCTTGTCAAGGTCATTTTTTCAACAATCAAGCAAGGATAAATCATGGTTTCTAATGCATGATCTCATCAATGATTTGGCTCAATGGGTTGCAGGAGACATATGCTTTAGAATGGGAGATAAATTGGAGGTTAATAACATAGGGAAATTTTCTAAACAGGTCCGGCATTTATCTTACCTTGGTGGCCGATATGATGGCACTAAAAGGTTTGAGGCTTTTTCTGAAGTCACATGTATACGTACCTTCCTACCTCTTATGTTGCCAAATCCAGGGCACTGTTACTTGACAAGTAATgttcctttcaatttttttccaaaattaagGGTGCTCTCTTTGAGTGGATACTGCATAACTGAGCTACCTGATTCCATTGTTGATCTGAAGCATCTACGGTACATTGATCTTTCTCACACTAGAATCAGAAGCTTGCCTGAATCAATAGCCTTTCTCTGCAACTTACAAACATTGATATTAGAGAACTGTGTTTATCTAAAGAAATTGCCTTCGAAGTTCGAGAATCTTGTCAAACTGCGCCACCTCAATATTCTAAAAGCAGATTCATTGGAAGGAATGCCTCCACAACTAGGTAAATTAACTTGTCTCCGGACATTGTCTAATCTAGTTGTGGGAAAAGGCCATTGCTCCGAGCTAAAGGAGCTTGGCCTTTTGACACATATTCGAGGGACACTTTGCATTTCAAGATTGGAGAATGTCACTGTACCCAGGGATGCAAGGGATGCTAATTTAATTGGTAAGCCCGGTCTTAATGAGTTGCTGTTGGAATGGAGTAGCAAAATTGATGAGTCACAAGACAGAACAAATGAATTAGACGTACTTAACATGCTACAGCCTCCCAAAGCTTTGAAAAAGCTCACTATCAGGTGCTATGGTGGTACAAGATTTCCAACTTGGTTAAGAGGTCCTTCATTTCCTAATATGGTGCTCCTGAGgattgaaaattgtaaaaagtGCACATCCCTCCCACCAGTCGGACAACTACCATCACTCAAAGCCCTTTTTATCAAAGGAGTGGCCAGAGTGAAAAATGTTGGTCCTGAGTTTTATGGGGAAGGTTGTTCGCAACCTTTTAGATCCTTGGAAACTTTGTGTTTTGAGAATATGCAGGAATGGGAGAGCTGGACTCCTTATGGAGAATTCCCATGCCTGCGCCAGCTTTCTATTACAAGTTGTCCCAAGCTATTGGGGAAGTTACCAAACCAGCTTCCTTCACTGgaaaattttatgataaatgGATGTGGACAGTTGAAGGTTTCAGTTTCAAGCTTTCCAACAGTATGCAATCTAGAAATTGAGAAATCCAAAGGGGTAGTACAGGGAGGTAAGCTTGAGTTGAGTTCACTATACTTCACATTTCTTTCAACAATGTCAGAATTCACATGTCAAACAGAAGGGCCTATACAAGGACTAGAAAAGGTAGAAGACTTGACTATTGATAATTGCGAGGAGCTGGTGTCTTTGTGGTCAAATGATGTGGGATTACAACATCTTCGTTCTCTTCGTGTTCTGAAGATTTCTACTTGTCCCAAACTAATGTCTTTGGTGGCAGAAGAAGTAGAAGAGCAGCTGCAATTGGGTTTGCCATCCACACTTGGAGAAATTGAGATCATAAATTGCAATGCCCTGGTATCTCTACCCAAGGCAATGATGTACAACATCACCTGTCTTGAGCGTATTTCTATTGATAGATGTGATTCGTTGACATCCTTTGCGATAGGCCAGCTACCTCCAACTCTAAAGAGGCTAAAGATTGATCGTTGCAAGAATATGATGATTTTACTGGACGAGGAGGATATCAACTATTTCTGCAGCAACAAGTCTCTTCTTGAGTACTTGGAAGCTATTGAATGTCCATCACTCAAGTCCTTAACATCAAGTGGAGAGTTGCCTGCAACACTTAAACAGCTCCACATTAGCTCTTGTCAAAACCTTGAGTCAATAGCAAAGAGGTTACATGACAACTCATCTCTTGAACGCATAAGTGTCTCAGATTGTGACAACTTTAAATCTTTACCCATGGGCATACACACCCTCTGTTTTCTAGATGAGATTCATATTTGGAATTGCCCAAGTCTTGTAACTTTATCCGATGGAGGGTTGCTCCCCACCAGCCTAAGAGTGCTTTGGATTTTCGGTTGTAAAGATATGCAGGCGCTGCCCAAGTGCATTCACAACCTCACCTCTCTTCAAGAATTAAATATATGGGAGTGTCCAGGCATTGTAAAATTTCCGAAACAAGGTTTTCCCACCAACATAACATCACTTTTTATCTGTGATCTCAACTTCTCTCCAATCTTATTTAAGTGGGGTTTGGACAGGTTCACCTCTCTTAGACAACTTAACATTAAAGGTGGATGTCCAAATCTAGTTTCCTTTCCAGAGATGATGCTTCCAGCCTCCCTAACCAGCCTCACCATTCAAATCTTTCCAAATCTGAAGTCCCTGTCTTCCAAAGGCTTGCAAATCCTAACCTCTCTTGAATATCTGTCAATCTATCAGTGCGAACGTCTCAAGTCCTTTCCAAAGGATGGCCTGCCTCCCTCACTCCTTGAACTTCATATCCAAAGATGTCCTCTGCTGAAAGAACGCTGTAAGAAATTTGTAGGACAAGAGTGGTCCAAGATAGCCCTCATCCCTTGTGTTCAGCTTGATGGCAGGTTCATCTATGAACCAGAAAATGAGAATTGA